A window of the Desulfovibrio sp. TomC genome harbors these coding sequences:
- a CDS encoding pyridine nucleotide-disulfide oxidoreductase/dicluster-binding protein: MDQQGLHDIEYRCIQEEQPACQAACPLHVDVRKFMTVVRTGDMAGARKILDRTLPLPTVFGRICDHLCQAKCVRAAIDDPLRMGSLERTVINATGPAAKPLSMPGKGKRAAVMGGDVSALTVAWDLGKKGYGVDVYVAGAAAGGHLLTLGALLPPGTLEAELAVMGRMNVTFHPGQSLDMAALERFSGEYDAVYVEALDTNFLSVGREAADALTLALSGREGVFCGGFVVPGQPLSVINLAGEGRKAAVSMDRHMAGVSVTASREREGACPTRLFTNTKGVIPIPAVAPADPASGLTPDEAKAEAARCLECQCLECVKSCTYLAKYKGYPKVYARQIYNNLSIVQGARSYNQMINSCAMCGQCEELCPSGFSMPDLIGAARRDMVSRGKMPLWAHEFVLEDMAFSQSEAFRLLRAAPGEATCSHLFFPGCQLGGDPAASVPAVYAHLRAGLAGGVGLGLACCGAPAWWAGRQDLAEAAMAAFRSDWEALGKPRVIAACASCQAIFARMASDIPVVSLWRVLLDETGLPESGGVPRPAGPVAVHDACTGRHDTAALAAVREILGKIGLTVEELPASGRLASCCGFGGLQANAHPELAAETIARRVAESPRDFVATCSMCRDRLAGAGKRTYHLLDLLFPGGAGGPSDPADRPDPGFSYRHEARARLKRLLLETVWHEPQPPETPPALPLVIPDAVRRVMEARHVLDTDVARTVAHAEATGRKFTDKTTGRHLAGFATARVTYWALYELIDGAAHVHAAYSHRMNVSGVDRQEG; the protein is encoded by the coding sequence ATGGACCAGCAGGGTTTGCACGATATCGAATACCGTTGCATTCAGGAGGAACAGCCCGCCTGTCAGGCCGCCTGCCCCCTGCATGTCGATGTTCGCAAATTCATGACCGTCGTGCGGACCGGCGATATGGCCGGCGCGCGAAAAATTCTTGACCGCACCCTGCCCCTGCCCACGGTTTTCGGCCGGATTTGCGACCACCTCTGCCAGGCGAAGTGTGTTCGCGCGGCCATCGACGACCCCTTGCGCATGGGTTCCCTTGAACGCACGGTCATAAACGCCACCGGGCCGGCGGCCAAACCCCTGTCCATGCCGGGCAAGGGCAAACGGGCAGCGGTCATGGGCGGCGACGTGAGTGCGCTGACCGTGGCCTGGGATCTTGGCAAGAAGGGCTACGGCGTGGACGTCTACGTGGCCGGCGCGGCTGCGGGCGGCCATCTGCTGACCCTGGGCGCATTGCTGCCGCCGGGGACCCTTGAGGCCGAACTGGCCGTCATGGGCCGCATGAACGTGACCTTCCATCCGGGGCAGAGCCTGGATATGGCCGCCTTGGAGCGGTTTTCGGGCGAATACGACGCCGTCTATGTCGAAGCGCTCGACACAAATTTCCTGTCTGTCGGCCGCGAGGCCGCAGACGCCCTGACCCTGGCCCTGTCTGGCCGGGAGGGTGTTTTCTGCGGCGGTTTTGTCGTTCCCGGACAACCGCTTTCCGTCATCAATCTGGCCGGCGAAGGCCGCAAGGCCGCCGTGTCCATGGACCGGCACATGGCCGGCGTGTCCGTCACCGCCTCCCGGGAGCGCGAGGGGGCCTGCCCGACGCGCCTTTTTACCAATACCAAGGGCGTTATCCCCATCCCGGCCGTGGCTCCGGCCGATCCGGCCAGCGGCCTGACCCCGGACGAAGCCAAGGCCGAAGCCGCCCGGTGTCTGGAATGCCAGTGCCTGGAGTGCGTCAAATCCTGCACCTATCTGGCCAAGTACAAGGGCTATCCTAAGGTCTACGCCCGCCAGATCTATAATAATCTTTCCATTGTCCAGGGCGCGCGCTCCTACAATCAGATGATCAATTCCTGCGCCATGTGCGGCCAGTGCGAGGAGCTGTGCCCGTCGGGCTTTTCCATGCCCGACCTCATTGGGGCTGCCCGGCGCGACATGGTTTCGCGCGGCAAGATGCCGCTTTGGGCCCATGAGTTCGTCCTGGAGGACATGGCCTTTTCCCAGTCGGAGGCCTTTCGCCTCCTGCGGGCCGCACCGGGCGAGGCGACGTGCTCCCACCTCTTTTTTCCTGGCTGTCAGCTCGGTGGCGATCCGGCCGCGTCCGTCCCTGCGGTGTATGCCCATCTGCGGGCCGGCCTGGCCGGCGGCGTGGGCCTGGGGCTGGCCTGCTGCGGCGCGCCGGCCTGGTGGGCCGGCCGACAGGATCTGGCCGAGGCGGCCATGGCTGCCTTTCGCTCCGATTGGGAGGCCCTTGGCAAGCCCCGGGTCATAGCCGCCTGTGCCTCCTGTCAGGCCATCTTCGCCCGCATGGCTTCCGACATCCCCGTGGTTTCCTTGTGGCGGGTTCTTCTGGACGAGACCGGCCTGCCCGAGTCGGGCGGCGTCCCGCGCCCGGCCGGCCCGGTGGCTGTCCACGACGCCTGCACCGGTCGCCACGATACGGCCGCCTTGGCCGCTGTGCGTGAAATTCTCGGCAAGATCGGCCTGACCGTGGAGGAACTCCCGGCCTCGGGCCGGCTGGCCTCCTGCTGCGGCTTTGGCGGACTGCAAGCCAATGCCCACCCGGAACTGGCCGCCGAGACCATTGCCCGGCGCGTGGCCGAAAGCCCGCGCGACTTCGTGGCCACCTGCTCCATGTGCCGCGACCGTTTGGCCGGAGCCGGCAAGCGGACCTACCATCTCCTCGATTTGCTTTTCCCAGGGGGGGCGGGCGGTCCGAGCGACCCGGCCGACCGGCCCGATCCTGGCTTTTCCTACCGCCACGAGGCCCGGGCGCGGCTCAAGCGCCTGCTTCTCGAAACCGTGTGGCACGAGCCCCAGCCCCCTGAAACGCCGCCGGCCCTGCCGCTTGTCATCCCCGACGCCGTGCGCCGGGTCATGGAAGCGCGCCATGTGCTCGATACCGACGTGGCCCGCACCGTGGCCCATGCCGAGGCCACCGGCCGCAAGTTTACCGACAAAACCACCGGCCGCCATCTGGCCGGGTTTGCCACGGCGCGCGTCACCTACTGGGCGCTCTATGAACTGATCGACGGCGCGGCCCATGTGCATGCCGCCTACAGCCACCGCATGAACGTCTCCGGCGTGGACCGGCAGGAGGGCTGA